The Spiroplasma clarkii genome has a window encoding:
- a CDS encoding DUF262 domain-containing protein, translating to MEVKKMRIAEIYEDDVIYEVPYYQRYYEWEKSNVKQFLDDVKEILNVTYKNKTNHFLGILVLREFEDRDKIKKMEVIDGQQRLTTIFLIIKAMNIYYAWINKNIDEELLDSNSLSSKCSELLKLKLILNNEGKDDHTLDEIYKISLIKDDLKVHDFQEFVEKILEKIKFINKKSKIYKNFIVILDWFNANGLDIKEISDFKEKFLNFELASIDVSSFGDNPQNIFESINSKSKKLDNIDLIKNYIFMNIKLNQEQESLYNSYWIKIETSISKKELEDFFKYVVMLKEQMYIEEKDLGVFKVFKKVYKIFDLNSAKCELKNLKYWCMLYMASSIKISNEKLKDVADGYLELDQLKNYINNEFNSSKFTAYSIFFSMFLLDKYLEKRINLKQFKEIIRIVDSYILRWNICINRGNLSSPLLEICALFQDSDSNNLIIKIKEKIKQFSGQFRYFSDQELIARLSNGSISGKIQDILINLLEKKHKFKYKQDVYEEQCNKEHIRPKKIKEVSDWKPEFWGQN from the coding sequence ATGGAAGTTAAGAAAATGAGAATTGCTGAGATATATGAAGATGATGTAATATATGAAGTGCCATATTATCAAAGATATTATGAGTGAGAAAAATCAAATGTAAAACAATTTTTAGATGATGTTAAAGAAATTTTAAATGTAACCTATAAAAATAAGACCAATCATTTTCTTGGTATTTTAGTTTTAAGAGAATTTGAAGATAGAGACAAGATTAAAAAAATGGAAGTTATTGACGGACAACAGCGCTTAACTACAATATTTTTAATAATTAAGGCAATGAATATTTATTATGCATGAATTAATAAAAATATTGATGAAGAGTTATTAGATAGTAATTCATTATCGAGCAAATGCTCAGAGCTATTAAAACTAAAATTAATTCTAAACAATGAAGGGAAAGATGATCATACCTTGGATGAAATATATAAAATTTCTTTGATAAAGGATGATTTGAAGGTACATGATTTCCAAGAGTTTGTTGAAAAAATATTAGAAAAAATTAAGTTTATAAATAAAAAGTCTAAAATTTACAAAAATTTCATAGTAATTTTAGACTGATTTAATGCAAATGGACTTGATATAAAAGAAATTTCTGATTTTAAAGAAAAGTTTCTAAATTTTGAATTAGCAAGTATTGATGTAAGTAGTTTTGGTGATAATCCACAAAATATTTTTGAATCTATTAATTCAAAGTCCAAAAAACTTGATAATATTGATTTAATTAAGAATTATATATTTATGAACATTAAGTTAAATCAGGAACAAGAATCACTGTATAATTCATACTGGATCAAAATTGAAACATCTATATCAAAAAAGGAATTAGAAGATTTTTTTAAATATGTAGTTATGTTAAAAGAACAAATGTATATTGAAGAAAAAGATTTAGGAGTATTTAAAGTATTTAAGAAGGTTTATAAAATTTTTGATTTGAATTCAGCTAAATGTGAACTAAAGAATTTAAAATACTGATGTATGCTTTATATGGCTTCATCTATAAAGATTTCAAATGAAAAACTGAAAGATGTCGCTGATGGATATTTAGAGTTGGATCAGCTTAAAAATTATATAAATAATGAATTTAATAGTTCTAAATTCACAGCATACTCTATTTTCTTTTCTATGTTTTTGCTTGATAAGTATCTTGAAAAGAGAATTAATTTAAAACAATTCAAGGAAATAATTAGGATTGTAGATTCTTATATTTTAAGATGAAATATTTGTATTAATAGAGGAAATTTGTCAAGTCCTTTATTAGAAATTTGTGCACTATTTCAAGATAGTGATTCAAATAATTTAATAATAAAAATAAAAGAAAAAATTAAACAGTTTTCAGGGCAGTTTAGATATTTTTCGGATCAGGAATTAATAGCTAGGTTATCAAATGGTTCCATTTCCGGGAAAATTCAAGACATTTTAATCAATTTATTAGAAAAAAAACATAAATTTAAATATAAGCAAGATGTTTATGAGGAACAATGTAATAAAGAGCATATAAGACCAAAAAAAATAAAAGAAGTCAGTGATTGAAAGCCTGAGTTTTGAGGACAAAATTAA
- a CDS encoding HsdM family class I SAM-dependent methyltransferase: protein MGKMAKKTGEVYTPITIVKNILDLTGYKGKSIINKHIIDNSCGEGAFLIEIVRRYVRVAVNAGYTDGEIKDDLQEYIHGIELNKKSYNQTIKNLNNLIEELELNIKVKWDVLNKDALKVSKFDGLMDFVVGNPPYIRVHSLDIDYKQYDFAKNGMTDLYLIFFEIGIKMLKQPGKLAYITPNSYFTSDAGKNLRKFLVDKNMIEKVLNLGHDNPFENITTYPAIIVLSNNKKRADVSVYNKNYKADYIIKGKDYLIDGCYFFASSSELKFLNEIFECKKKNCDIFVRNGLATNADWFFYDKNFSGEYIIDAIKSSKAQETKLFFPYNKNGELVKIADIKNNNPTVYKKLLENKELLLDRSLEKETHWYGFARTQAIKDVFKDKISINTIIRNVETIKIKHAPSGTAVYSGLYVYSESVNLEEVKRKLKDEIFLDYIRLLGKDKRGQYYYVSSTDLQTYLNFAFRDRTANKNNQQGEVQDEQLWPKSVISN from the coding sequence ATGGGAAAAATGGCTAAAAAAACTGGTGAAGTCTATACACCTATAACAATTGTCAAAAATATATTAGATTTGACAGGATATAAAGGTAAAAGCATTATTAATAAACATATAATAGACAATTCATGTGGTGAAGGAGCCTTTTTAATAGAAATTGTTAGAAGATATGTTAGAGTTGCAGTCAATGCAGGTTATACTGATGGTGAAATTAAAGATGACCTTCAAGAATATATTCATGGAATTGAATTGAATAAAAAGAGTTATAATCAGACAATTAAAAATCTTAATAATTTAATTGAGGAACTTGAATTGAATATCAAAGTTAAATGAGATGTTCTGAATAAAGATGCCTTAAAAGTAAGCAAATTTGATGGATTAATGGACTTTGTGGTAGGAAATCCACCATATATTAGGGTTCACAGTTTAGATATTGATTATAAGCAATATGATTTTGCAAAAAATGGCATGACTGATCTATACTTAATTTTTTTTGAAATTGGAATTAAAATGTTAAAACAACCAGGTAAATTAGCATATATAACTCCAAATTCATATTTTACTAGTGATGCTGGTAAGAATTTGCGCAAATTCTTGGTTGATAAAAATATGATTGAAAAGGTACTAAATTTGGGTCATGACAATCCATTTGAAAATATTACAACCTATCCAGCAATTATTGTTTTAAGTAACAATAAAAAGAGAGCAGATGTTAGTGTATACAATAAAAACTATAAAGCTGATTATATAATTAAAGGTAAAGATTATTTAATAGATGGGTGCTATTTCTTTGCAAGTTCATCTGAACTAAAATTTTTAAATGAAATATTTGAATGTAAGAAGAAAAATTGTGATATTTTTGTTAGAAATGGTTTGGCTACAAATGCAGATTGATTTTTTTATGACAAAAATTTTAGTGGTGAATACATAATTGATGCAATAAAATCATCAAAAGCACAAGAAACAAAGTTGTTTTTCCCATATAATAAAAATGGAGAATTAGTAAAAATTGCTGATATAAAAAATAATAACCCAACAGTTTACAAAAAACTATTAGAAAATAAAGAATTATTGTTGGACAGGTCTCTTGAAAAAGAGACTCATTGGTATGGTTTTGCAAGAACTCAGGCAATTAAAGATGTTTTTAAGGACAAAATAAGCATAAACACAATTATTAGAAATGTGGAAACAATAAAAATTAAACATGCACCCTCAGGGACAGCAGTTTATTCTGGGTTATATGTTTACTCGGAATCTGTTAATTTAGAAGAAGTTAAAAGAAAACTTAAGGATGAAATATTTTTAGATTATATAAGGTTGCTAGGAAAAGATAAGAGAGGTCAATATTATTATGTTTCTTCTACAGATCTTCAAACCTATTTAAATTTTGCATTTAGAGATAGGACAGCAAACAAAAATAATCAGCAAGGGGAAGTACAAGATGAGCAATTATGACCAAAATCTGTTATTAGCAATTAA
- a CDS encoding DNA cytosine methyltransferase: MKKETYISLFSSAGVGCYGFKQAGFECVATNELLSRRLEVQKHNSKCKYDSGYILGDVLQDEVKNKIFDEIRLWHEKEGIEEITTIIATPPCQGMSVANHKKKDEQKRNSLVVESIKLIKQIKPKTFVLENVRSFLNTICTDIDGKEKRISEAILNNLEAIYNIESRVLNFKDYGSNSSRTRTLVLGVRRDVGLKLNNLFPTLKNEKMLGEIIGKLPHLVEMGQIDETDIYHSFRHYKGDMRNWIKKLKQGQSAFDNTDISKLPHYYKNGLKILTKNGNSDKYKRQCFDKVAPCIHTRNDIMASQNTIHPVDDRVFSVRELMLMMTIPSDFKWVAQDEKELNEMSLENKRLFIKQNDVNIRQSIGEAVPTAIFFQIASNILMQLEGLNEKRYKTIFTKI; this comes from the coding sequence ATGAAAAAAGAAACATATATATCCTTATTTAGTAGTGCAGGAGTGGGGTGTTATGGGTTTAAACAGGCAGGGTTTGAATGTGTAGCAACAAATGAATTATTATCAAGAAGACTTGAAGTCCAGAAACACAACAGTAAATGTAAGTATGATAGTGGTTACATTCTTGGTGATGTTTTGCAAGATGAAGTGAAAAACAAAATATTTGATGAAATCAGATTGTGACATGAAAAGGAGGGTATTGAGGAGATTACTACAATCATTGCCACTCCACCTTGTCAGGGAATGTCTGTAGCTAATCATAAAAAGAAGGATGAACAAAAAAGAAATTCATTAGTTGTTGAGTCAATTAAACTTATAAAACAAATTAAACCAAAAACTTTTGTATTGGAGAATGTAAGATCGTTTCTTAATACTATTTGTACAGACATAGATGGTAAAGAAAAAAGAATAAGTGAGGCAATATTAAATAACCTTGAAGCAATATATAATATTGAATCACGAGTACTAAATTTTAAAGATTATGGGTCAAATTCAAGCCGTACAAGAACACTTGTATTGGGGGTGAGACGTGATGTTGGGCTAAAATTAAATAATCTTTTTCCTACATTGAAAAATGAAAAAATGCTAGGAGAAATTATTGGAAAACTACCTCATCTAGTTGAAATGGGACAAATTGATGAGACTGATATTTATCATAGTTTTAGACATTATAAGGGTGATATGAGAAATTGAATAAAAAAATTAAAGCAAGGACAAAGTGCATTTGACAATACTGATATCAGCAAGTTACCCCATTATTACAAAAACGGTTTAAAAATATTAACAAAAAATGGTAACAGTGATAAATATAAGAGACAATGCTTTGATAAGGTCGCTCCATGTATTCATACTAGAAATGATATTATGGCAAGTCAAAATACAATACATCCAGTTGATGATAGAGTTTTTAGTGTGAGAGAGCTAATGCTAATGATGACAATTCCATCAGATTTCAAGTGGGTTGCCCAAGACGAAAAAGAACTAAATGAAATGTCATTAGAAAACAAGAGATTATTTATTAAACAAAATGATGTTAATATACGACAGTCAATTGGTGAGGCTGTACCTACTGCAATTTTTTTTCAAATAGCAAGTAATATACTTATGCAATTGGAGGGTTTAAATGAAAAAAGATATAAAACTATTTTTACAAAAATATAA
- a CDS encoding AIPR family protein: MEKVNSFDRYCKMAFGAENSSVVFKLVAYQLFSREKDVEQIKREYKNHINFISHENYPSIIIYDEVEDANKATLFYEIVDIQEIPGIIKRNKIFVDNLKDNLLSNEDRKLFPYFFNTLDKIVENQAFNFEIIILINIKLSDTEIADLELKYSENPDVSNIGEFKIVDRKRLINKFNGENEENKTDNPLKFNFEFKNPANAETGKNNSIIYDERNSEKTVLLSLTAMSLIRCYQKFQDRIFERNVRYNIDSGSISKSVDKNIEETVASNPEKFFIFNNGITVVTEKIYDLDIQNNTVLLNNFSIVNGAQTVTNLNKLFGKSKLKDNLSKVFVVAKIIETKSDKDGELIEKITKSSNNQKPVQPRDFRSNAAEMIELKKFFKENQIILNIKRGDSDINEKNYIIKNFNLKEENIKRLWNDRLGQYIYSLILMKPTVALQNKNKIFNDEHYNLVFKNESISNEDKLLAYKFYDVIEKMVQLANNDIEPSRIEEVKPLMLLIQNWIIALLWLIWNNLDNLNELISIKEIDQFKNSKGTFINKNSGDEITVNQELLARYLYECYENLWELYKKKKNNKNEIYGHSAFSYKKDFFEEFVKLCLLPITISEREARKKILESIFNKK; the protein is encoded by the coding sequence ATGGAAAAAGTAAATAGTTTTGATAGATATTGTAAAATGGCTTTTGGAGCTGAAAATTCAAGTGTTGTTTTTAAACTTGTTGCATACCAATTGTTTTCAAGAGAAAAGGATGTAGAACAAATAAAACGAGAGTATAAAAATCACATCAATTTTATTAGCCATGAAAATTACCCATCAATAATAATTTATGATGAAGTAGAAGATGCAAATAAGGCCACTTTATTTTATGAAATTGTTGATATCCAAGAAATTCCTGGAATTATTAAAAGAAATAAAATTTTTGTTGATAATTTAAAGGATAATCTCTTAAGTAATGAGGATAGAAAACTATTCCCATATTTTTTCAATACCCTAGATAAAATTGTTGAAAACCAAGCATTTAATTTTGAAATTATAATTTTAATTAATATAAAATTGTCTGATACAGAAATAGCAGACTTAGAGTTAAAGTATTCAGAGAACCCAGATGTTTCTAATATTGGCGAGTTCAAGATAGTAGATAGAAAAAGATTAATAAATAAGTTTAATGGTGAAAATGAAGAAAATAAAACAGATAATCCACTTAAATTCAATTTTGAATTTAAAAATCCAGCAAATGCTGAGACAGGAAAGAACAATTCTATAATTTATGATGAGCGTAATTCTGAAAAAACTGTGTTATTGTCTCTTACTGCTATGTCATTAATTCGCTGCTATCAAAAATTTCAAGATAGAATATTTGAAAGAAATGTCAGATACAATATTGATAGTGGAAGCATATCAAAATCAGTTGATAAAAACATTGAAGAAACAGTAGCCTCTAATCCTGAAAAGTTTTTCATTTTCAATAATGGAATTACAGTTGTAACAGAAAAAATTTATGATCTTGATATTCAAAATAATACAGTTTTGTTAAATAATTTTTCAATAGTTAATGGTGCACAAACAGTTACAAATTTAAATAAATTGTTTGGGAAAAGTAAATTAAAAGACAATCTTAGCAAAGTATTTGTGGTTGCAAAGATAATTGAAACCAAAAGTGATAAAGATGGTGAACTTATTGAAAAAATAACAAAATCATCAAATAATCAAAAACCAGTGCAACCAAGAGATTTCAGATCTAATGCTGCTGAAATGATTGAATTGAAAAAGTTCTTTAAAGAGAACCAAATTATTTTAAATATCAAGCGGGGAGATAGTGACATTAATGAGAAAAATTATATTATTAAAAATTTTAATTTAAAAGAAGAAAATATTAAAAGACTTTGAAATGATAGGTTGGGGCAGTATATTTATAGTTTAATTTTAATGAAACCAACGGTTGCTTTGCAAAATAAGAACAAAATATTTAATGATGAGCATTATAACTTAGTATTTAAAAATGAAAGTATCTCAAATGAGGACAAATTGTTAGCTTATAAATTTTATGATGTCATTGAGAAAATGGTTCAATTAGCAAATAATGACATTGAACCATCAAGAATTGAAGAAGTTAAACCATTAATGTTATTAATACAAAATTGAATAATAGCTCTACTTTGACTAATTTGAAATAATTTAGATAATCTTAATGAACTTATAAGTATTAAAGAAATTGATCAATTTAAAAATAGCAAAGGTACATTTATTAATAAAAACAGTGGTGATGAAATTACAGTTAATCAAGAGCTTTTGGCAAGGTATTTATATGAATGTTATGAGAACTTGTGGGAACTATACAAAAAGAAAAAAAATAATAAAAATGAAATTTATGGACATTCAGCATTTTCATATAAAAAGGATTTTTTTGAAGAGTTTGTCAAGTTATGCTTACTTCCAATTACAATATCAGAAAGAGAAGCAAGAAAAAAGATACTTGAGAGCATATTTAATAAAAAATAG
- a CDS encoding Eco57I restriction-modification methylase domain-containing protein has translation MKKDIKLFLQKYNLNNLTSLKDTILKYGSKLDPTLVYIAAEMLNPNKKTTAAFYTDKIICEEIFKVLPKIEKDHIKVLEPSVGAGAFLPFIAEHFKFKQKLEIWIIDIDENELNIAELIFETYYRSKYPNVEIKYINDDYLKFSVENENLDLVIGNPPYYKVKMGDKNSTIYKKNSKLSKTSNIYAYFFEKALKEANIVSFIIPKSILNAPEYVELREELKNYEIKSIIDFGENGFKGVKIETVNIIVDTQGKPSNLIVKSITKNIDIIQEQKYITGNAFPTWVIYRNEEFDAYAKSLNLGMFAFFRDRQIGTKHNLSEGKYRILRSRNVCTNKVIDVLGYDKYINDLEGLAVAKYLNKENVVLIPNLSYSPRACFLPKNSITDGSLALLINKTDTSILEDDLVIFESVKFREYYKIARNYGTRSLNIDSNSIYYFGIRRKTNEDI, from the coding sequence ATGAAAAAAGATATAAAACTATTTTTACAAAAATATAATTTAAACAACCTTACAAGTTTAAAAGATACAATATTGAAATATGGCAGCAAACTTGATCCAACCTTAGTTTATATTGCTGCTGAAATGTTAAATCCAAATAAAAAAACTACTGCAGCTTTTTATACTGATAAAATTATTTGTGAAGAAATATTTAAAGTGTTACCAAAAATTGAAAAGGATCATATAAAAGTTTTGGAACCATCAGTTGGTGCAGGTGCTTTTTTACCCTTTATTGCAGAACATTTCAAATTTAAACAAAAATTGGAAATTTGGATAATTGATATAGATGAAAATGAATTGAATATTGCAGAACTTATTTTTGAAACTTATTATAGAAGCAAATATCCAAATGTAGAAATTAAATACATAAATGATGACTATTTAAAATTTTCAGTTGAAAATGAAAATTTAGATTTGGTTATAGGTAATCCACCATATTACAAAGTTAAAATGGGTGACAAAAATAGCACCATATATAAAAAAAATAGTAAATTATCAAAAACATCAAATATATATGCATACTTTTTTGAAAAAGCATTAAAAGAAGCAAATATTGTATCTTTCATTATCCCTAAAAGTATATTAAATGCTCCAGAATATGTAGAATTAAGAGAAGAATTGAAGAATTATGAAATAAAGAGCATAATTGATTTTGGTGAAAATGGTTTTAAAGGAGTTAAAATCGAGACAGTCAATATTATTGTTGACACACAAGGAAAGCCTAGCAATTTAATTGTAAAATCTATTACTAAAAATATTGATATTATTCAAGAACAAAAGTATATTACAGGTAATGCATTTCCAACATGGGTAATTTATAGAAATGAAGAATTTGATGCATATGCAAAAAGTTTAAACCTAGGAATGTTTGCATTTTTTAGAGATAGGCAAATTGGAACAAAACATAATTTATCAGAGGGAAAATATAGAATACTGAGGTCTAGGAATGTTTGTACAAATAAAGTTATTGATGTTTTGGGATATGACAAATATATAAATGATTTGGAGGGTTTAGCAGTTGCTAAATATTTAAACAAGGAAAATGTGGTATTGATTCCTAACCTTTCCTACTCACCAAGGGCATGTTTCCTACCAAAAAATTCTATTACAGATGGTTCATTGGCATTGTTGATAAATAAGACTGATACATCAATTTTAGAAGATGATTTAGTAATATTTGAAAGTGTAAAATTTAGAGAATATTATAAGATTGCAAGAAATTATGGAACAAGGTCACTTAATATAGATAGTAACTCTATCTACTACTTTGGAATAAGGAGAAAAACTAATGAAGATATTTAA